One window from the genome of Deinococcus sp. NW-56 encodes:
- a CDS encoding DUF1501 domain-containing protein: MTVDRRDFLKYSALAVAATSGMPGFLARAAAQAASTPGTGGKTLVVIQLTGGNDGLNTLVPYSNGAYYAARPNIAIPKKDVLTLTDDLGMHPSLKPLMPLWESGHLAWMENVGYPNPNRSHFASMAIWHTADPTQAQAEGWIGQVAEKIGDPFCASNLGGTTPQALRASDFSLPSIDRVDGFQVRLPAGLDGAFERLLNLPREGEADYLGRAARQMVANTREVQANVAKYRPGAKYPEGRFGLNLQDAARLIAAGTGQRVLYVSLGGFDTHAGQRADQDELLATLASGLAAFQTDLEAQGLADRVIVMGFSEFGRRVAENASAGTDHGQGSVMFALGGGVKGGVHGDSPDLENLADGDIRYKQDFRGVYAGALTKWLGLDARDILRGDFAGPEWVA, encoded by the coding sequence ATGACCGTGGACCGACGCGACTTTCTGAAATACTCCGCCCTCGCGGTGGCCGCCACCAGTGGAATGCCCGGCTTTCTGGCGCGGGCGGCAGCCCAGGCGGCCAGCACGCCCGGCACAGGGGGCAAGACCCTGGTGGTGATTCAGCTTACCGGGGGCAATGACGGCCTGAACACGCTGGTGCCCTACTCCAACGGGGCCTACTACGCCGCCCGTCCCAATATCGCCATCCCGAAAAAGGACGTGCTGACCCTCACTGACGACCTGGGGATGCATCCTTCCCTCAAGCCCCTGATGCCCCTGTGGGAGAGCGGCCACCTCGCCTGGATGGAGAACGTGGGCTATCCCAACCCCAACCGCTCCCACTTCGCGTCCATGGCGATCTGGCACACCGCCGACCCCACCCAGGCGCAGGCGGAAGGCTGGATCGGGCAGGTCGCTGAGAAGATCGGGGACCCCTTCTGCGCGTCCAATCTCGGCGGCACCACCCCGCAGGCGCTGCGGGCCTCCGACTTCAGCCTGCCCTCCATCGACCGGGTGGACGGCTTTCAGGTGAGGCTCCCGGCGGGGCTGGACGGGGCCTTCGAGCGGCTGCTGAACCTCCCCCGCGAGGGCGAGGCCGACTACCTGGGCCGCGCCGCCCGGCAGATGGTGGCGAACACGCGGGAGGTGCAGGCGAACGTGGCGAAGTACCGCCCCGGCGCGAAGTACCCGGAAGGCCGCTTCGGGCTGAACCTGCAAGACGCGGCCCGCTTGATCGCCGCCGGAACCGGGCAGCGGGTGCTGTACGTCTCGCTGGGCGGCTTCGACACCCACGCGGGCCAGCGGGCCGATCAGGACGAGTTGCTGGCGACCCTCGCCTCCGGCCTCGCGGCGTTCCAGACCGACCTGGAGGCGCAGGGCCTCGCAGACCGCGTGATCGTGATGGGCTTTTCCGAGTTCGGCCGCCGGGTGGCCGAGAATGCCAGCGCGGGCACCGACCACGGTCAGGGCAGCGTGATGTTCGCGCTGGGTGGGGGCGTGAAGGGCGGCGTCCACGGCGACAGCCCCGACCTGGAAAACCTCGCGGACGGCGACATCCGCTACAAGCAGGACTTCCGGGGCGTGTACGCGGGGGCGCTCACCAAGTGGCTGGGCCTGGATGCCCGCGACATCCTGCGCGGCGACTTCGCGGGGCCGGAATGGGTGGCGTGA
- a CDS encoding DUF1800 family protein gives MPLPPLSRKLTAEDAAHLLRRTAFGATDAQIRALANRPAREVARDLLSFGDDRAPGNPFDPSSAATPGAGIQLTRAAWLFELLYGPHPLRELLALTWSNHFVIGTDKVRNVPMLAGYLGLLRRHAATTDFARFTLEVAQSPAMLRYLDNDQNRKGRPNENFSRELLELFTTGIGPYTETDVREGARALTGWTFDGGRGNQNFLQDARFVFRPGQHDTGRKTYLGQSGNLSGEDVIRIAAGHPATATFVARKLHRALVADGPDSAAVAASAETFRRTNGNIRAVLEELLASEHFYSRRAAIIRGPVAFLVGAVRTLGQPKLEAKQILALSQTAGRMGQLLLEPDTVKGWDGGREWINDTTLLLRMQVAASLTTGGTAPKLDAQPSDLALLGTERSPLAAVTGGLNPKQRLYLTLISPEFGLA, from the coding sequence ATGCCCCTGCCCCCCCTCTCCCGCAAGCTCACCGCCGAGGACGCCGCCCACCTGCTGCGCCGCACGGCTTTCGGCGCGACAGATGCCCAGATTCGTGCGCTGGCGAATCGTCCCGCCCGCGAGGTGGCCCGCGACCTCCTCTCGTTTGGCGACGACCGCGCCCCCGGCAACCCCTTCGACCCCTCCAGTGCCGCCACACCCGGCGCGGGGATTCAGCTCACGCGGGCGGCGTGGCTCTTTGAACTGCTGTACGGCCCCCACCCCCTGCGCGAACTGCTGGCCCTGACCTGGAGCAACCATTTCGTGATCGGCACCGACAAGGTGCGGAACGTGCCCATGCTCGCGGGCTACCTCGGCCTGCTGCGCCGTCACGCGGCCACGACCGACTTCGCCCGCTTCACGCTGGAGGTCGCGCAGTCGCCCGCCATGCTGCGCTATCTGGACAACGACCAGAACCGCAAGGGGCGGCCCAACGAAAATTTCAGCCGCGAGTTGCTGGAACTGTTCACGACCGGCATCGGCCCCTACACCGAGACCGACGTGCGTGAAGGGGCGCGTGCCCTGACGGGCTGGACCTTCGATGGCGGGCGCGGCAACCAGAACTTCCTGCAAGACGCCCGGTTCGTCTTCCGGCCCGGTCAGCACGACACCGGACGCAAGACCTACCTGGGACAGAGCGGCAACCTGAGCGGCGAGGACGTGATCCGCATCGCGGCGGGCCACCCCGCGACCGCCACCTTCGTCGCCCGCAAGTTGCACCGCGCCCTCGTCGCCGACGGGCCGGACTCGGCGGCGGTGGCGGCGAGTGCCGAGACCTTCCGCCGCACGAACGGGAACATTCGCGCCGTGCTGGAGGAACTCCTCGCCAGCGAGCATTTCTACTCGCGCCGCGCCGCCATCATTCGCGGTCCGGTGGCCTTCCTGGTGGGGGCGGTGCGGACCCTGGGGCAGCCGAAACTGGAGGCCAAGCAGATTCTGGCGCTCTCGCAGACCGCCGGGCGGATGGGCCAGCTCCTCCTCGAACCCGACACCGTGAAGGGCTGGGACGGGGGCCGCGAGTGGATCAACGACACGACGCTGCTGCTGCGGATGCAGGTCGCGGCCTCGCTCACCACCGGAGGGACGGCGCCGAAGCTCGATGCTCAGCCCTCCGACCTCGCCCTGCTGGGCACCGAACGCTCGCCGCTGGCCGCTGTCACCGGGGGACTGAACCCCAAGCAGCGCCTCTACCTGACCCTGATCAGCCCCGAATTCGGGCTGGCCTGA
- a CDS encoding transcriptional regulator, translated as MNRALALALALSVPAQAAAADDLAAALRQSRTLAARGEAEVSVYFPPRAVPTRMAARLPVVPSRPALLARHFNVTRQDAPASIAGREVTRYDLTPKVGQAARWTLWIDRAWNVPLAYEERMPDGTLARRAALTRVLPQPVRVQTEVPPIPEGLRAAVLAALPGLRFPPGFVPVSAEPRAGGGVTVSLSDGINVLALVVAPRNVRAAPGVASRRVGGRFVWLVGNLPGGPLRNALSAIREVDETPLGTFLPAPDSKR; from the coding sequence GTGAACCGGGCACTCGCCCTCGCGCTGGCCCTGAGCGTCCCGGCCCAGGCCGCCGCCGCAGACGACCTCGCGGCGGCCCTGCGCCAGTCGCGCACGCTGGCCGCACGGGGCGAGGCGGAGGTCAGCGTGTACTTTCCCCCCCGCGCGGTGCCCACCCGAATGGCAGCTCGGCTTCCGGTGGTTCCCTCTCGCCCCGCGCTGCTGGCCCGCCACTTCAACGTGACCCGCCAGGACGCGCCCGCTTCCATCGCGGGCCGCGAGGTCACCCGCTATGACCTCACTCCCAAGGTGGGGCAGGCCGCCCGCTGGACCCTGTGGATTGACCGCGCCTGGAACGTGCCCCTCGCCTACGAGGAACGGATGCCCGACGGCACCCTGGCCCGCCGCGCCGCCCTGACGCGGGTGCTGCCCCAGCCCGTGCGGGTGCAAACGGAGGTGCCGCCCATCCCCGAGGGCCTGCGGGCAGCGGTCCTGGCCGCGCTGCCCGGCCTGCGCTTTCCCCCTGGCTTTGTGCCCGTCTCGGCCGAGCCGCGTGCGGGGGGCGGCGTGACCGTCTCGCTGAGCGACGGGATCAACGTCCTCGCGCTGGTCGTCGCGCCCCGCAACGTCCGGGCCGCGCCGGGGGTGGCCTCGCGGCGGGTGGGCGGGCGCTTCGTGTGGCTGGTGGGGAACCTGCCGGGCGGGCCGCTGAGAAACGCGCTCTCCGCCATCCGTGAAGTGGACGAGACGCCCCTGGGAACTTTCCTGCCCGCCCCCGACTCCAAGAGGTAA
- a CDS encoding RNA polymerase sigma factor — protein MALNSLPDEQLVPLAAHPGPHREAAFEVLVRRHSPRLHRLASGLVGPGSADDVLQEVWVSVYRSAQGFRREAQFTTWLHRIALNACHKALAARSALPLDEAPEPTAPHNPARAGEQADLRARLAWALSRLPPEQRDAVTLRELGGLDYAEIAGVLGVEVGTVKSRLSRGRAALRELLSAVGVTP, from the coding sequence GTGGCCTTGAATTCCCTCCCCGACGAGCAGCTTGTGCCCCTTGCCGCGCACCCCGGTCCCCACCGGGAAGCGGCCTTCGAGGTGCTCGTGCGGCGGCATTCGCCCCGGCTGCACCGCCTCGCCTCGGGGCTGGTGGGGCCGGGCAGCGCCGACGACGTGCTTCAGGAGGTGTGGGTAAGTGTGTACCGCAGCGCCCAGGGCTTTCGCCGGGAGGCGCAATTCACGACCTGGCTGCACCGCATCGCCCTGAACGCCTGCCACAAGGCGCTGGCCGCCCGTTCCGCCCTGCCCCTGGACGAGGCCCCCGAACCCACCGCCCCCCACAACCCCGCCCGCGCGGGCGAGCAGGCCGACCTGCGTGCCCGCCTCGCGTGGGCGTTGTCCCGGTTGCCCCCCGAACAGCGCGACGCCGTGACCCTGCGCGAACTCGGCGGGCTGGACTACGCCGAGATCGCCGGGGTGCTGGGGGTGGAGGTGGGCACCGTGAAAAGCCGCTTGAGCCGGGGCCGCGCGGCCCTGCGCGAGCTGCTGAGCGCCGTAGGCGTGACCCCATGA
- a CDS encoding metal-dependent transcriptional regulator — MTARLLSPSAEDYLKHLYVLGQDGKVNTQALADALGVVPASATGMLRKLSEQGLVAHAPYQGARLTAEGERVALEVLRHHRLLELFLHRALGVPLDEVHEEAERLEHALSERLEARIAAWLGDPTHDPHGDPIPTVRGEVPTRAERRLSQLAPGEAATVARVPDGDPAGLRALVAAGLTPGAALTLARVDAALGTLTVTLAGGPLTLALGVAAQVQVHGGAR, encoded by the coding sequence ATGACGGCCCGCCTCCTCTCCCCCTCCGCCGAGGACTACCTCAAACACCTGTACGTGCTGGGACAGGACGGCAAGGTCAACACGCAGGCGCTGGCGGACGCGCTGGGCGTGGTCCCGGCCAGTGCCACGGGGATGCTCCGCAAGCTGAGTGAGCAGGGCCTCGTCGCGCACGCGCCGTACCAGGGTGCCCGCCTGACCGCCGAGGGCGAGCGGGTGGCGCTGGAGGTCCTGCGGCACCACCGATTGCTGGAACTGTTCCTCCACCGGGCGCTGGGCGTGCCGCTCGACGAGGTGCACGAGGAGGCCGAGCGGCTGGAACATGCGCTGTCCGAACGGCTCGAAGCCCGCATCGCCGCGTGGCTGGGCGACCCCACCCACGACCCGCACGGGGACCCCATTCCGACGGTGCGGGGCGAGGTCCCCACCCGCGCCGAGCGCCGACTCTCGCAGCTCGCGCCGGGCGAGGCCGCGACCGTCGCCCGCGTGCCCGACGGCGATCCGGCGGGGCTGCGGGCGCTGGTGGCAGCGGGGCTGACGCCGGGAGCGGCGCTGACCCTCGCGCGGGTAGACGCGGCGCTGGGCACCCTGACGGTGACGCTGGCGGGCGGCCCCCTTACCCTCGCGCTGGGGGTGGCCGCGCAGGTGCAGGTCCACGGGGGGGCAAGGTGA
- a CDS encoding metal ABC transporter solute-binding protein, Zn/Mn family: MKRGLLLLAALGLGACAPSPTTPDDGRVQVVTTVNMLSDLAAVIGGERVRVTGLMGPGVDPHLYKASAGDVRRLAGADLVLYGGLHLEGKMVDVLHALNTRTPSVALFETLPRDRLLGPAGAPDPHIWFDPTLWAGVARGAAEALTRVDPDGREVYAANLTHYLGKLEELDRWTAAQFRTVPERQRVLVTAHDAFNYMARRYGVEVQGVQGISTVAEAGGQRVRALAAFRDERDIRAVFVESTVSPRTVEAVREAARARGHRVELGGSLYADAAGDPGTPEGTYLGMVRHNVTTIVEGLR, from the coding sequence GTGAAGCGTGGCCTCCTGCTCCTCGCCGCGCTGGGCCTGGGCGCCTGTGCCCCCTCCCCCACCACCCCGGACGACGGGCGGGTGCAGGTCGTGACCACCGTGAACATGCTGAGTGACCTCGCGGCGGTGATCGGGGGGGAGCGGGTGCGGGTCACCGGGCTGATGGGGCCGGGGGTGGACCCCCACCTCTACAAAGCGTCGGCAGGCGACGTGCGGCGGCTGGCGGGAGCGGACCTCGTGCTGTACGGGGGGCTGCACCTGGAAGGAAAGATGGTGGATGTGCTGCACGCGCTGAATACGCGCACGCCCAGCGTGGCCCTGTTCGAGACGCTGCCGCGTGACCGCCTGCTGGGACCCGCCGGAGCGCCCGACCCCCACATCTGGTTCGATCCGACCCTGTGGGCAGGGGTGGCGCGGGGGGCGGCCGAGGCCCTGACCCGCGTGGACCCCGACGGGCGCGAGGTCTACGCGGCCAACCTCACGCATTACCTGGGCAAACTGGAGGAGCTGGACCGCTGGACCGCCGCACAGTTCCGCACGGTTCCCGAACGGCAGCGCGTCCTCGTGACCGCGCACGACGCCTTCAACTACATGGCACGGCGGTACGGGGTGGAGGTACAGGGGGTACAAGGGATCAGTACGGTTGCGGAGGCGGGGGGGCAACGGGTGCGGGCGTTGGCCGCCTTTCGGGACGAGCGGGACATCCGGGCGGTGTTCGTGGAGTCCACCGTCTCGCCCCGCACGGTGGAGGCGGTGCGCGAGGCGGCACGGGCGCGGGGGCACCGGGTCGAGCTGGGCGGCTCGCTGTATGCGGACGCGGCAGGCGACCCCGGCACGCCGGAGGGCACCTACCTGGGGATGGTGCGGCACAACGTCACCACCATCGTGGAGGGCCTGCGATGA
- a CDS encoding metal ABC transporter ATP-binding protein has product MTVTVPGSAPASLSQAAPPLALHGLSVAYFEDPAVWDVSFEVPAASLTAIIGPNGAGKSTLLKAALGLVPRLAGEALFFGEPLSKVRRRVAYVPQRTSVDWDFPASALDVVTMGLYGRLGWLRRPGRRERAQALACLERVGMADFAGRQISELSGGQQQRVFLARALAQEADLTFMDEPFAGVDAVTERAIVDVLRDLREQGRSVVVVHHDLDTVRDYFDRVALLNVSLVAAGPTETAFTPANLRTAYGERHGALAAALAGGTP; this is encoded by the coding sequence ATGACCGTCACCGTGCCGGGCAGCGCTCCCGCGAGCCTCTCCCAGGCCGCGCCCCCGCTGGCCCTGCACGGCCTGAGCGTGGCCTATTTCGAGGACCCCGCCGTCTGGGACGTGTCCTTCGAGGTCCCTGCCGCCTCGCTGACCGCCATCATCGGGCCGAACGGGGCAGGGAAAAGCACGCTGCTCAAGGCCGCGCTGGGACTGGTGCCCCGGCTGGCGGGCGAGGCCCTCTTCTTCGGTGAGCCGTTATCGAAGGTGCGGCGGCGGGTGGCCTACGTGCCGCAGCGGACCAGTGTGGACTGGGATTTCCCGGCGAGTGCGCTCGACGTAGTGACGATGGGCCTGTATGGACGCCTGGGCTGGCTGCGGCGGCCGGGGCGGCGCGAGCGGGCGCAGGCGCTGGCGTGCCTGGAGCGGGTGGGCATGGCCGACTTCGCGGGGCGGCAGATCAGCGAGCTGTCGGGCGGGCAGCAGCAGCGGGTCTTTCTGGCGCGGGCGCTCGCGCAGGAGGCCGACCTCACCTTCATGGACGAGCCCTTCGCGGGGGTAGACGCGGTGACCGAACGGGCCATCGTGGACGTGCTGCGCGACCTGCGGGAACAGGGGCGCTCGGTGGTCGTCGTCCACCACGACCTCGACACCGTGCGCGACTACTTCGACCGGGTGGCGCTGCTCAACGTCTCGCTGGTGGCGGCGGGGCCGACGGAGACGGCGTTCACGCCCGCCAACCTCCGCACCGCCTACGGCGAGCGGCACGGGGCACTCGCGGCGGCGCTGGCGGGGGGCACCCCTTGA
- a CDS encoding metal ABC transporter permease has protein sequence MSLGPADFFTDYTLRSIVLGSALLGLVAGTLGCFSVLRRQSLIGDTVAHAALPGICAAFLLTGTRDTLGLLVGGGISGLLASLLALAILRYSRLKEDVALGVTFSTFFGVGIALLTAIGQSGNAAQAGLEGFLFGQAAALTAGDVTRFAVLGALALGTVAALHKELQISLFDPDYAAVQGWPVAGLTALSTALTVLAVMLGLQTVGVVLMAAMLIAPAVAARQWTRSLSGMLRLAGGFGALSGGLGAALSLAFSPEGGAGLPTGAVTVLTATALAVLSLLLAPGRGLLAGLARQRRARARLLRDLAGGPR, from the coding sequence TTGAGCCTTGGCCCCGCCGACTTTTTCACCGACTACACCCTGCGCTCCATCGTGCTGGGGTCGGCGCTGTTGGGGCTGGTGGCGGGGACCCTGGGGTGCTTCAGCGTGCTGCGGCGGCAGAGCCTGATCGGGGACACCGTGGCGCACGCGGCGCTGCCGGGCATCTGCGCGGCCTTCTTGCTCACGGGCACGCGGGACACGCTGGGCTTGCTGGTGGGAGGCGGGATCAGCGGCCTCCTCGCCTCGCTGCTGGCCCTCGCCATCCTGCGTTACAGCCGGTTGAAGGAGGACGTGGCGCTGGGGGTCACCTTCAGCACCTTTTTCGGGGTCGGGATCGCGCTGCTGACCGCCATCGGGCAGAGCGGGAACGCGGCGCAGGCGGGGCTGGAGGGCTTCCTCTTCGGGCAGGCGGCGGCGCTGACCGCCGGGGACGTGACCCGCTTCGCGGTGCTGGGGGCGCTGGCGCTGGGCACCGTCGCCGCGCTGCACAAGGAACTCCAGATCAGCCTGTTTGACCCCGATTACGCCGCCGTGCAGGGCTGGCCGGTGGCGGGGCTGACAGCACTCTCCACCGCCCTGACCGTGCTGGCGGTGATGCTGGGCCTCCAGACGGTCGGCGTGGTGTTGATGGCCGCGATGCTGATCGCGCCCGCCGTCGCCGCCCGGCAGTGGACGCGCAGTCTGAGCGGAATGCTGCGGCTGGCCGGAGGGTTCGGGGCGCTGAGTGGGGGGCTGGGGGCAGCGCTGAGCCTGGCCTTTTCCCCGGAGGGGGGGGCCGGGCTGCCCACCGGGGCCGTCACCGTGCTCACCGCCACGGCCCTGGCGGTGCTGTCGCTGCTGCTGGCCCCGGGGCGGGGGTTGCTTGCGGGGCTGGCCCGGCAAAGGCGGGCACGGGCACGGCTGCTGCGTGACCTCGCGGGAGGGCCGCGGTGA
- a CDS encoding metal ABC transporter permease — translation MTLPFDLVILGTAVLVAWACTLPGLFLVLRRQALLGDAISHAALPGIVAGYWLSGGSLATLPALVGASLSGLLTVGLSALIARSGRVKEDAALGLVFPALFAAGVIAVSLNYGNVHLDLDAVLYGEIAYTPFRTGWLGLPAAWVLVGGMLLVNALFVGGLFKELKLSTFDPGLARTLGFSPRLLSGALLTLVALTVVAAFDAVGAVLVVAFLVVPSATALLLTRRLGTALALALGAGLSASVLGYAVALALDASITGAVAGVLGLQFVLALAAQALRARRVRGRAALGR, via the coding sequence GTGACCCTTCCCTTTGACCTCGTGATCTTGGGGACCGCCGTGCTCGTCGCGTGGGCGTGCACGCTGCCCGGCCTCTTTCTGGTGCTGCGGCGGCAGGCGCTGCTGGGCGACGCGATCAGCCACGCCGCGCTGCCGGGGATCGTGGCCGGGTACTGGCTCAGCGGCGGGAGCCTCGCCACGCTGCCCGCGCTGGTGGGAGCCTCGCTCTCCGGGCTGCTGACGGTGGGCCTGAGTGCGCTGATCGCCCGCAGCGGCCGGGTGAAGGAAGACGCGGCGCTGGGACTGGTCTTCCCAGCCCTCTTCGCCGCCGGGGTGATCGCGGTCAGCCTGAACTACGGCAACGTCCACCTCGACCTCGACGCGGTGCTGTACGGCGAGATCGCCTACACGCCCTTCCGGACCGGCTGGCTGGGCCTGCCCGCCGCGTGGGTGCTGGTGGGCGGGATGCTGCTCGTGAACGCCCTGTTTGTGGGTGGACTGTTCAAAGAACTCAAGCTCTCCACCTTCGACCCCGGCCTGGCCCGCACGCTGGGCTTTTCGCCCCGGCTGCTGTCGGGGGCACTGCTCACGCTGGTCGCGCTGACGGTCGTGGCGGCCTTTGACGCGGTGGGGGCGGTGCTGGTCGTCGCCTTTCTGGTCGTGCCCTCCGCGACCGCGCTGCTGCTGACCCGGCGGCTGGGGACCGCGCTCGCCCTCGCGCTGGGCGCAGGCCTGAGTGCCAGCGTGCTGGGGTACGCCGTGGCCCTCGCGCTGGACGCGAGCATCACGGGGGCGGTCGCGGGGGTGCTGGGCCTCCAGTTCGTGCTGGCGCTGGCGGCGCAGGCGCTAAGGGCGCGGCGGGTGCGGGGACGGGCAGCGCTGGGGCGGTAG
- the xth gene encoding exodeoxyribonuclease III, whose protein sequence is MKLATWNVNSLNVRLPQVLAWLETHQPDVLALQETKLEDHRFPAADFATLGYSASFSGQKTYNGVALLSRTPLESVQIGIPGFEDEQRRVLAATVGGVRVACLYVPNGQAVGSDKYAYKLEWLTAARDWLRDELAAHGRLAVVGDFNVAPEDRDVHSPKRWEGQVLVSEPERAAFRVLLDLGLHDAFRLHEQPERVFSWWPYGRLGFPRNWGLRIDHVLVSPTLAAECRACTVDIEPRRHERPSDHAPVVATFAAPAD, encoded by the coding sequence GTGAAGCTCGCCACCTGGAACGTCAACTCACTGAACGTGCGGCTTCCGCAGGTGCTGGCCTGGCTAGAAACGCATCAGCCCGACGTGCTGGCGTTGCAGGAAACCAAGCTCGAAGACCACCGCTTCCCGGCGGCTGACTTCGCCACGCTGGGGTACTCGGCGTCCTTCTCGGGCCAGAAGACCTACAACGGCGTTGCCCTGCTCTCGCGCACGCCCCTGGAGAGCGTACAGATAGGCATTCCCGGCTTCGAGGACGAGCAGCGGCGGGTCCTCGCCGCGACGGTGGGCGGGGTGCGCGTCGCCTGCCTCTATGTTCCCAACGGGCAGGCGGTGGGGTCGGACAAATACGCCTACAAGCTGGAGTGGCTGACCGCCGCGCGGGACTGGCTGCGGGACGAACTCGCCGCGCACGGGCGGCTGGCGGTCGTGGGCGACTTCAACGTGGCCCCGGAAGACCGCGACGTGCACAGCCCCAAGCGCTGGGAGGGGCAGGTGCTGGTGAGTGAGCCGGAGCGGGCGGCCTTCCGTGTCTTGCTCGACCTCGGCCTGCACGACGCCTTCCGGCTTCACGAGCAACCCGAGCGGGTCTTCAGTTGGTGGCCCTATGGCCGCCTGGGGTTTCCCCGCAACTGGGGGCTGCGGATTGACCATGTGCTGGTGTCCCCCACCCTGGCCGCTGAGTGCCGGGCGTGCACGGTGGACATCGAACCCCGGCGGCACGAGCGGCCCTCCGATCACGCCCCGGTGGTCGCCACCTTCGCGGCCCCGGCGGACTGA
- a CDS encoding MATE family efflux transporter, whose protein sequence is MSAAAPSTAAPQGTTRELLTLAGPLMLSNLAYTVVGLTDTLLMGRLGVVEVGAVGFAHMCLLTLVLLFRGSLNTAATFVARSLGAGDEAGVRRWASVFLGCGLVGVPLALVGPWLLDALFALLRPDPSITAVARAYVGIRVWEVPALLLGGAALAVMVGLGNTRTPMRLAWLVMVVNAALAVLLVFGLGWGVAGAAWASVIAVTLQNGLALWLLGRLHGPRFGRFWPARPTRTELGSLGRVSLPAGLTELAEVSAFTVFQGVISRLGPTELAASQIANQLASLGFLPAFALSSATGSLLSRALGAGRADIAARIGWRGTGLAAAFMGVLGVLFLTLPETLIGLFNRSPEVLALGAGVLAVMAAYQILDGVAIVLGGALGGAGDTRFRLIVTLVGAWLVMVLGATLLTPRYGVTGAWAAALVFIAFAAVAYAVRFASGRWVRARL, encoded by the coding sequence GTGTCGGCCGCCGCCCCCTCCACCGCCGCCCCGCAGGGCACCACCCGCGAACTGCTCACGCTGGCCGGGCCACTGATGCTCTCCAACCTCGCCTACACGGTGGTGGGCCTGACCGACACGCTGCTGATGGGCCGCCTCGGCGTGGTGGAGGTAGGCGCGGTGGGGTTCGCGCATATGTGCCTGCTGACGCTGGTCCTGCTGTTCCGGGGCAGCCTGAACACGGCGGCCACCTTCGTGGCCCGCTCGCTCGGTGCGGGGGATGAGGCGGGGGTGCGCCGCTGGGCGAGCGTCTTTCTGGGCTGCGGGCTGGTGGGGGTGCCGCTCGCGCTGGTGGGGCCGTGGCTGCTCGACGCCCTGTTTGCCCTGCTGCGACCCGACCCCAGCATTACGGCAGTGGCGCGAGCCTACGTGGGGATTCGCGTCTGGGAGGTCCCGGCCCTGCTGCTGGGGGGCGCGGCCCTCGCGGTCATGGTGGGGCTGGGCAACACCCGCACGCCGATGCGCCTCGCGTGGCTGGTGATGGTCGTCAATGCCGCCCTCGCCGTGCTGCTCGTCTTCGGCCTGGGGTGGGGAGTGGCCGGGGCGGCGTGGGCCTCGGTGATCGCGGTGACCCTCCAGAACGGGCTGGCGCTGTGGCTGCTGGGGCGCCTGCACGGGCCACGCTTCGGGCGATTCTGGCCTGCGCGGCCCACCCGCACCGAACTCGGCAGCCTGGGGCGGGTGAGCCTCCCCGCCGGACTGACTGAACTGGCGGAGGTGAGTGCCTTTACCGTGTTTCAGGGGGTGATCTCCCGCCTGGGACCGACCGAACTCGCCGCCTCGCAGATCGCCAACCAGCTCGCCAGTCTGGGATTTCTGCCCGCCTTCGCCCTCTCGTCGGCCACCGGGAGCCTGCTCTCGCGGGCGCTGGGGGCGGGCCGGGCCGATATCGCCGCCCGCATCGGCTGGCGCGGGACCGGGCTGGCCGCCGCCTTCATGGGGGTGCTGGGGGTGCTGTTCCTGACGCTGCCGGAGACCCTGATCGGCCTCTTCAACCGCAGCCCCGAGGTCCTCGCGCTGGGGGCGGGCGTGCTGGCGGTCATGGCCGCCTACCAGATTCTGGACGGGGTCGCCATCGTGCTCGGCGGGGCGCTGGGCGGGGCGGGCGACACCCGTTTCCGGCTGATCGTGACCCTGGTGGGCGCGTGGCTGGTGATGGTGCTGGGCGCGACCCTGCTGACCCCCCGCTACGGGGTGACCGGGGCGTGGGCGGCGGCACTCGTCTTTATCGCCTTTGCCGCCGTCGCCTACGCGGTCCGCTTCGCCTCCGGGCGCTGGGTGCGGGCGCGGCTGTGA